In a genomic window of Magnolia sinica isolate HGM2019 chromosome 14, MsV1, whole genome shotgun sequence:
- the LOC131225077 gene encoding receptor-like protein EIX1, whose translation MERRGFLVSLFLLKVLIYAGGYGKVSGCLDSERKALITFRKALNDPSNLLSSWDDASDCCNWRGITCHNITGYVLKLDLHRNFSDQLSGGIDPALLELKHLQFLDLSHNAFNGIPIPRFLGMMKELRHLNLSDAGFSGSIPHQLGNLSKLISLKLSSDYSLSAKNLWWLTTLPALNYLHMSYVNLSMASHDWVHVMNMSPSLVELSLIGCGLSYISPALPSVNFTTLRVIDLHFNYFKTTIPNWIANISSLVSLYLSHNNFHGKVPYQFSQLPNLEELGLGSTDDNLRVDWSEFLEGSWRKLKKLDLSFSQLHGGIPNSIWNMTSLESLSLSFSENITGSIPRAITKLINLESLFFYGYKMHAAIPDWLYKLKNLKHLTFMDCMLTGPIPAARLGGLSSLQSLSLRGNQLNGTIPTTLGQLSNLYLLDLSSNSLAGKVSESFFENLEKLTSLDLSFNSLVFDPHSDWTPPFQLSYIYLGSCHLGPRFPLWLRTQKYVQGLDLSNTSIAGIIPTWFWDLTPQLSSLNLSNNQISGQLPNPLKMQTQAFYIDLSLNHFSGPIPCILNGAIVLDLSNNQFSGTIPPNFTSTIQYLEFFSAKGNKISGMIPSFIEGMNSLNVLDLSRNNIGGIIPLSLGNCVALEALDLSNNKLSGEIPGSLGQLCRLRIMHLSNNNLSGEVPSSLKKCTSLETLDLGHNNFSGCIPAWIGESFRALRILSLRSNLFTGNIPPQLSNLTSLQLLDVAQNCLSGSIPVSFENLMAMKNEQKINLVLSYGGIVSSYYRVSSYYRENLLVSIKGKMLEYTGAVSLVTCMDLSSNNLSGEIPEGLTSLLGPRALNFSGNHLTGKIPDEIGKLALLESLDFSKNKLSGTLPLSISNLTFLSYLNLSCNNLWGKIPSGNQLQTFQDPSIYMGNNRLCGPPLSVKCVGDEISQGPKLVGGDVEKDEEDNNMLWFYSAMGLGFAAGLWAFCCLLMFNDSWRIAYYRFLDEMIDRLFL comes from the coding sequence ATGGAGAGAAGAGGCTTTCTTGTTTCCCTCTTTCTATTAAAAGTGCTAATATACGCCGGAGGATATGGGAAAGTGAGTGGTTGCTTGGATTCGGAGAGAAAAGCTCTGATTACTTTTCGGAAGGCTCTGAACGATCCCTCCAATCTTCTCTCTTCTTGGGATGATGCCTCAGACTGCTGCAATTGGAGAGGTATTACCTGCCACAACATAACTGGGTATGTTCTTAAACTCGACCTCCACAGAAACTTCTCAGATCAGCTAAGTGGCGGAATTGATCCAGCTTTGTTGGAATTGAAGCATCTTCAGTTCTTAGACTTGAGCCATAATGCTTTTAACGGTATCCCAATTCCAAGGTTCTTGGGTATGATGAAGGAGTTGAGGCATTTGAACTTGTCAGATGCAGGGTTCAGTGGGAGTATCCCTCATCAGCTTGGAAACCTCTCTAAACTCATTTCCCTGAAGCTTTCTTCAGATTATTCTTTGAGTGCCAAAAACCTTTGGTGGTTGACAACCCTACCTGCTCTCAATTACCTCCACATGTCTTATGTGAACCTTTCCATGGCAAGCCATGATTGGGTGCACGTAATGAACATGTCTCCTTCCCTTGTTGAGCTAAGCTTAATCGGTTGTGGTCTTTCATATATTTCTCCAGCTCTTCCTTCTGTTAATTTTACAACTCTCCGTGTCATTGATCTCCATTTTAACTACTTCAAAACTACCATTCCAAACTGGATAGCTAACATTAGTAGTCTCGTGTCCTTGTATCTTTCACATAACAATTTTCATGGTAAGGTGCCTTATCAATTTTCACAGCTTCCTAACTTGGAAGAGTTGGGGTTGGGATCAACTGATGATAACCTGAGGGTTGATTGGTCAGAGTTCCTTGAAGGCAGCTGGAGGAAGCTGAAGAAACTTGATCTATCTTTCAGTCAGCTGCATGGAGGAATCCCCAACTCTATTTGGAATATGACATCACTTGAGTCTCTCTCTTTGTCATTCAGTGAGAATATAACAGGTAGCATTCCAAGAGCCATAACTAAGCTTATCAATTTAGAGAGCCTGTTTTTCTATGGATACAAAATGCATGCAGCCATTCCTGATTGGTTATATAAGCTCAAAAATCTTAAACACCTTACTTTCATGGATTGCATGCTGACAGGCCCAATCCCTGCAGCTCgtcttggaggattgtcttccttaCAAAGTTTATCTCTCCGTgggaatcagttgaatgggacAATCCCAACAACTTTAGGACAACTTTCTAACTTGTATTTGCTTGACCTCTCTTCCAACTCCTTGGCAGGAAAAGTGTCTGAAAGTTtttttgaaaaccttgaaaagTTGACATCATTGGATTTGTCTTTCAATTCTTTGGTTTTTGATCCACACTCAGATTGGACCCCTCCATTTCAGCTTTCTTACATTTACCTAGGATCATGTCATTTAGGTCCTCGATTTCCTCTCTGGCTACGGACACAAAAATACGTACAGGGGTTGGATCTCTCTAACACAAGTATCGCTGGCATCATCCCCACCTGGTTTTGGGATTTAACACCCCAActttcatctttgaacctttcaAATAACCAGATTTCTGGCCAATTGCCCAACCCTTTAAAAATGCAGACTCAGGCCTTCTACATTGATTTGAGTTTGAATCATTTCAGTGGTCCCATACCCTGCATTTTGAATGGAGCCATAGTACTTGATCTCTCCAACAATCAATTTTCTGGAACAATCCCACCAAATTTTACATCCACAATACAATATTTAGAATTCTTTTCCGCCAAAGGTAACAAAATCAGTGGCATGATTCCCTCATTCATAGAAGGAATGAATTCCTTGAATGTCCTTGACCTTTCCCGAAACAATATTGGTGGTATCATTCCATTGAGTTTGGGTAATTGTGTAGCACTTGAGGCACTTGATTTGAGCAACAACAAGTTATCAGGAGAAATACCTGGGTCTTTGGGTCAGTTGTGTCGACTCCGAATAATGCACTTAAGCAACAATAACCTATCAGGAGAAGTCCCTTCATCATTGAAGAAATGTACCAGTTTGGAGACTCTCGACCTTGGACACAACAATTTCTCAGGTTGTATTCCCGCTTGGATTGGCGAAAGCTTCCGTGCTTTAAGAATTCTGAGTTTACGATCAAATTTGTTTACTGGCAACATCCCACCACAACTATCAAACCTAACTTCTCTTCAGCTCCTTGATGTGGCACAAAATTGTTTATCTGGTTCTATTCCCGTAAGTTTCGAAAATCTCATGGCCATGAAGAATGAGCAGAAGATAAACCTTGTTCTTTCCTATGGAGGGATAGTATCATCATATTACAGGGTATCATCATATTACAGGGAAAATTTGCTAGTGTCAATAAAGGGGAAAATGCTTGAATACACTGGAGCAGTTTCACTGGTTACATGCATGGACCTTTCAAGCAATAACTTATCTGGAGAGATTCCTGAAGGACTTACAAGTCTTTTGGGACCGCGTGCCTTAAACTTTTCTGGAAATCATTTGACCGGAAAGATCCCAGACGAGATTGGTAAATTAGCATTACTAGAGTCTcttgatttctcaaaaaataagCTTTCAGGTACACTTCCTCTGAGCATTTCAAATTTAACTTTTCTAAGTTACTTGAACTTGTCATGTAATAACTTGTGGGGGAAAATTCCATCTGGAAATCAGCTCCAGACATTTCAAGATCCTTCAATTTATATGGGCAACAACAGACTTTGTGGGCCTCCTCTTTCAGTTAAGTGTGTTGGTGATGAGATATCTCAAGGTCCCAAGCTAGTTGGTGGTGATGtagaaaaagatgaagaagacaaTAACATGCTTTGGTTTTATTCTGCCATGGGACTAGGATTTGCTGCGGGGTTATGGGCCTTCTGTTGTCTTCTAATGTTCAATGACTCATGGAGAATTGCCTATTACCGCTTCTTGGATGAGATGATAGATAGACTTTTTTTGTAA